Proteins from a genomic interval of Nematostella vectensis chromosome 12, jaNemVect1.1, whole genome shotgun sequence:
- the LOC5514506 gene encoding transmembrane protein 11, mitochondrial, with product MATAEESSPSEEELARSCVTIQEIYDSEDAQEEFEVKLENALESGITTIIIEPTKLGEETARWIQVGNCLHKTSVLTGIGALLSPVVMPGSYKTPSSLAFGGVSVFCALMYGVSWQFDPCCKYQIEYDTKKLARLPVGTTTSPIVLIRTDDKYRKILHNVIASSSAAFCAWKIYDWYFK from the exons ATGGCTACCGCAGAAGAAAG TTCCCCAAGTGAGGAGGAACTTGCCAGGAGCTGTGTCACCATTCAAGAGATTTACGACTCAGAAGATGCACAAGAAGAGTTTGAAGTCAAGCTTGAGAATGCCCTGGAATCTGGTATTACAACGATTATTATTGAGCCCACAAAACTAGGGGAGGAGACAGCCCGGTGGATCCAAGTTGGCAATTGTCTGCACAAAACATCTGTTTTGACTGGTATTGGTGCACTACTAAGCCCTGTGGTCATGCCCGGATCGTATAAAACTCCATCAAGTCTGGCATTTGGAGGAGTTAGTGTTTTCTGTGCATTAATGTACGGGGTTTCCTGGCAGTTTGATCCTTGCTGTAAATACCAGATTGAATATGACACTAAGAAACTTGCCCGCTTACCTGTAGGGACAACAACATCACCAATAGTACTTATTAGAACTGATGACAAGTATAGAAAAATACTCCACAATGTGATAGCTTCCTCATCCGCTGCCTTCTGTGCCTGGAAAATTTACGACTGGTACTTTAAGTGA
- the LOC5514533 gene encoding uncharacterized protein LOC5514533: MQISKSTISKSPSPDESLNDYADFEDSDTDVENTVENTTMIEENEEGKEDNPLSFQRRVCFVGALLLCIFTIFAFAFLIPCHRESCSNRKCELKNTWSVNFTGLVPHLLREIEGVKIGGTDVVLSVIKRPLFSNGSKTTLSKASFELMSLSSCDGKKLWSSKYNGSLSLLVCQNQELQNNILPRCLVLESPSILHSIDSYTGKPKWADNDMWKVLSFRRIYDVNNDGTRDIVIARNSPVTTRAKDTEGYTIQFKGTLSILSGKTGQQIGRSVKIPGHVNGTILLLVQEVFFYKQFVLIGSKDATKKTGSLWAIEVKDLLRHATSSGPKTSGAPWGSFHPDPKTGFIRILDNLVMTEPKFSDLNHDGVYDVFLLTTDETSGDFTVRALNGKNAKQLWQRKLPSKTIDRAISESITLDKKLSHLGVTLQFANKTAAVLVLNGQTGEIMWTFHMDHPLLVPPVGIPKMDGIPGGLMLWLPKSQVLQYLNTSVIKSLDDSSDRATRSSIGGKHSGRWDFGEGLGRVRRDVDKETRKAKLEELIKKLLIIRQHENFKETDIQRYGELSRLLNAFTKKQTDKADDVVNDDDDNDDMADQELSLDEKIAVVERLKGILLQEVITQGPTTNSGNDTSTTDFSGDMAKRSAPSPLKRFLDAWRVRLERDAAPIPNNTAVTPVFGSDNPMTPVRDSTSTANQGEITELPSDATPTEFPDTTVITDKPPPKKGPVQDEIKMLQCEVCSARGGHDQSSALIGILLYKEDGVLRLKVVAEEKPLYLGPSEYTQQFGGDLDFSGCAKLIPNITLKPVIALQNKATSKLQIVYIIDYKTQACTDSSGVIMKPQHIMTVKKIDVAMAIKRWEGKVKFGAKGDEVTRESKNRRSQIFESPLSKWGIK; the protein is encoded by the exons ATGCAGATATCAAAAAGCACAATTTCcaaatcaccatcaccagatGAAAGTCTTAACGATTATGCAGATTTTGAAGACAGTGACACTGATGTTGAAAACACTGTTGAGAACACAACAATGATTGAAGAAAATGAGGAAGGAAAAGAAGACAATCCACTGTCATTTCAACGCAGGGTTTGTTTTGTTGGTGCATTACTACTCTGTATTTTCACCATATTTGCCTTTGCATTTCTTATCCCTTGTCATAGAGAAAGTTGCAGTAATCGCAAATGTGAGTTAAAAAATACATGGTCTGTCAACTTTACTGGTCTGGTCCCACATCTACTAAGAGAAATCGAGGGTGTTAAGATTGGAGGCACAGACGTTGTACTTAGTGTTATCAAAAGGCCATTATTTTCTAATGGATCAAAGACTACACTATCAAAGGCTTCATTTGAATTGATGTCATTGAGTAGCTGTGATGGCAAAAAACTTTGGAGTTCCAAATACAATGGCTCATTATCTTTACTTGTCTGTCAGAACCaagaacttcaaaataacatacTCCCAAGATGTCTAGTTCTAGAATCTCCGTCAATCCTCCACTCTATAGATTCCTACACTGGAAAACCAAAATGGGCAGACAACGATATGTGGAAAGTGCTTTCATTCAGAAGAATATATGATGTCAATAATGATGGTACCAGGGATATTGTTATTGCTAGGAATAGTCCTGTTACTACGCGAGCAAAGGACACTGAGGGATATACTATACAATTTAAAGGAACCCTAAGTATTCTGTCTGGAAAAACTGGACAACAGATTGGTAGGAGTGTAAAGATTCCCGGGCATGTGAATGGAACTATTTTGCTGCTTGTCCAGGAAGTGTTCTTCTACAAGCAGTTTGTCCTTATTGGCTCAAAAGATGCAACAAAGAAAACTGGATCTTTGTGGGCAATTGAGGTTAAGGACTTGTTAAGACATGCAACTAGCTCTGGCCCCAAAACCTCTGGCGCTCCATGGGGTTCATTCCATCCCGACCCCAAAACTGGATTCATTCGCATCCTTGATAACCTTGTTATGACAGAGCCTAAGTTTTCTGACCTCAACCACGATGGTGTCTATGATGTGTTCCTGCTGACAACGGACGAAACAAGTGGGGATTTCACAGTGAGGGCACTGAatgggaaaaatgcaaaaCAGCTTTGGCAGAGGAAGCTACCATCTAAAACGATAGACAG GGCCATTTCTGAGAGTATTACACTTGACAAGAAGCTTTCCCATCTTGGAGTCACACTAcagtttgcaaacaaaacagcCGCAGTACTTGTACTGAATGGTCAGACTGGAGAAATCATGTGGACGTTCCACATGGACCACCCCCTCCTTGTACCCCCTGTTGGAATACCCAAAATGGATGGCATCCCTGGGGGCTTGATGCTATGGTTACCTAAATCACAGGTTTTACAGTACTTGAATACAAGTGTCATAAAGTCATTAGATGATAGTAGTGACCGTGCAACAAGGTCAAGCATTGGTGGAAAGCATTCAGGAAGATGGGACTTTGGAGAGGGACTTGGAAGGGTCCGGAGAGATGTCGATAAGGAAACAAGGAAAGCTAAGTTAGAGGAGCTTATCAAGAAACTGTTGATTATTAGGCAGCATGAGAACTTTAAGGAAACTGATATTCAGAGATATGGTGAACTTTCAAGGCTTCTGAATGCTTTCACCAAAAAACAAACTGATAAAGCGGATGAtgttgttaatgatgatgatgataatgatgacatgGCGGATCAGGAGCTGAGCTTGGATGAAAAGATAGCTGTTGTTGAAAGACTGAAAGGGATTTTGCTGCAGGAGGTGATAACTCAGGGGCCGACCACCAATAGTGGGAATGATACAAGTACCACAGACTTCAGTGGTGACATGGCTAAAAGATCAGCTCCAAGCCCACTTAAAAGGTTCCTTGATGCTTGGAGAGTGAGACTAGAAAGGGATGCGGCACCTATTCCCAACAATACTGCCGTGACACCTGTCTTTGGGAGTGACAACCCAATGACCCCAGTAAGAGACTCTACATCAACTGCAAATCAAGGTGAAATTACTGAACTTCCATCAGATGCTACACCCACGGAATTTCCTGATACAACTGTCATAACAGATAAACCACCACCCAAGAAGGGTCCTGTTCAGGATGAAATCAAGATGTTACAATGTGAGGTGTGCAGTGCAAGGGGTGGCCATGACCAGTCATCAGCTTTGATTGGCATCTTGTTGTACAAAGAGGATGGTGTTCTTAGGCTAAAAGTTGTGGCAGAGGAGAAACCATTATATTTAG GACCTTCAGAGTACACACAGCAGTTTGGTGGGGATTTGGATTTCTCTGGATGCGCCAAACTTATACCAAACATCACCCTGAAGCCTGTCATCGCACTGCAAAACAAGGCAACCAGCAAGCTCCAGATCGTATACATTATAGACTATAAAACACAGGCATGTACAGATAGTAGTGGTGTGATAATGAAGCCACAGCACATCATGACAGTTAAGAAGATtgatgttgccatggcaaTTAAGAGGTGGGAGGGAAAGGTTAAGTTTGGCGCAAAAGGTGATGAAGTCACAAGGGAGAGCAAGAATAGGAGGAGTCAGATATTTGAGTCGCCATTATCAAAGTGGGGAATCAAGTGA